A genomic window from Elaeis guineensis isolate ETL-2024a chromosome 3, EG11, whole genome shotgun sequence includes:
- the LOC105037087 gene encoding putative invertase inhibitor: MKAFALLSTLLLLLPFSIASLEETCRNVTGSEESYNLCVTSLQVVPGSRTADTKGLAVIATQLLEANYTQNLDKAKELLKGKSLTPSITKALGVCSNVYESASKRLQIGINKLKSGNIAEAVEDMRAVAGAPNDCESAFHDVNEKSLLSKENVDAFTLGNVAFAIVALLQK, from the coding sequence ATGAAGGCCTTTGCACTCCTGTCCACCCTCCTTTTACTGCTCCCCTTTTCCATTGCCTCCTTGGAAGAAACATGCAGGAATGTAACAGGAAGTGAGGAGAGCTACAACTTGTGTGTCACATCCCTTCAAGTTGTTCCCGGCAGCCGGACGGCCGACACCAAAGGCCTTGCAGTCATTGCAACACAACTACTGGAGGCCAACTACACCCAGAACTTGGACAAGGCAAAGGAGCTGCTCAAGGGTAAAAGCTTGACCCCTTCGATCACAAAAGCACTGGGAGTTTGCTCAAACGTCTACGAGTCCGCATCTAAAAGGCTGCAGATAGGTATCAACAAGCTCAAGTCTGGAAACATTGCTGAGGCTGTGGAAGATATGCGTGCAGTCGCTGGTGCCCCAAATGATTGTGAGTCTGCTTTCCATGATGTTAATGAGAAATCGCTGCTGAGCAAAGAAAATGTTGATGCCTTTACGCTGGGAAATGTTGCTTTTGCAATTGTTGCTTTGCTTCAAAAATAA